A region from the Naumannella halotolerans genome encodes:
- a CDS encoding NUMOD4 motif-containing HNH endonuclease: MQPTQEQWRPVVGYEGYYEVSDQGRIRSLDRYVNSRYGTRRLIRGRTLKQATTPKGYKTFGFNGGRDTRRIHHVVLEAFVGPRPEGMEACHNNGKQADNRATNLRWDTHSSNMHDLRQHGTNVNVNKTHCPQGHEYTPENTRVTNEHGWTMRVCRECRKLRERDRRKTAARLRPPKTHCSNGHELTDENVYEYQGRKICKPCRRIAGRRHDEKRRKEK; encoded by the coding sequence ATGCAGCCTACCCAAGAACAATGGCGTCCCGTAGTTGGCTACGAGGGATACTATGAAGTGTCCGATCAGGGCCGGATTCGATCTTTGGATCGCTATGTCAACAGTCGATATGGCACCAGACGGTTGATCCGAGGACGAACACTTAAGCAGGCCACGACCCCGAAAGGGTACAAGACTTTCGGGTTCAATGGCGGGCGGGACACCCGCAGAATCCATCACGTGGTATTAGAAGCGTTTGTCGGCCCGCGCCCCGAGGGGATGGAAGCGTGCCACAATAATGGCAAGCAGGCTGACAACCGCGCCACCAACCTCCGCTGGGACACACACTCCAGCAACATGCACGACTTACGCCAACATGGCACCAATGTCAACGTCAACAAGACCCACTGCCCACAGGGGCATGAGTACACACCTGAGAACACTCGTGTCACCAATGAGCATGGGTGGACGATGCGTGTTTGCCGAGAGTGTCGCAAGCTGCGCGAGCGTGACCGGAGGAAAACGGCTGCAAGACTCCGCCCCCCTAAGACGCATTGCAGCAACGGCCATGAACTCACCGACGAGAACGTCTACGAATACCAAGGCAGGAAGATCTGCAAGCCATGTCGTCGGATTGCAGGCCGCCGACACGATGAGAAACGACGCAAGGAGAAGTGA
- a CDS encoding tail fiber domain-containing protein has protein sequence MATQWKVPVLLMRLRLVLYRGNTEVTVLDDAIIERFADPLNDPSTVAFSLPRWRDGEPNSYPRLSSPDVITDGYDVAVQVATPGKGWREVRNGRLRVLVEGTPGRAEGDMWTFSGINAVWWDMGGCVLADRNLNENNEREFRNATPGTYLQTFLTEAQDEGCGTLITETFSTSGDTEGVVWPQTITFAVPLTMTMQEMIKTLSDQGLVDWWTEGNELVTATPGRGRRLDDTVHLKLGREITDTPGASDATGVVNHVRVIGENGLRAWHSQGDGGPRGKRAVVMNQSGVTDAGAALVLATHFLAKSQVRRQQYTRELRFDFTDDPAMGAAAFFPYEDYLTGDWVTAPGRDGVDEAMRVYQILLSSSPDGMSGNLQLNDRILDADVRRDRKLAALSRGTSGGTGTSPSPTTPKANAPGKVQGITTDSDPYMISGGEWRIATRIMWLEPSKATSSITYDMEYMQVNRWWYYPVSGIVGTDYSVSNLLPETEYQVRVRGVNPASDGGLAGEWSDWAYFMTVRDEVPPEKPTVPQLSSDLGTVKVMWDEKLVDPNGGVTAPPPDFLYVSVEADVAGAGWEEVDQITVGSPFTVIAPLDPGTVLQVRLVAVDTSGNRSEYSVLASITVRGVLDDPDTKAILDQAQADIDEAQTALDALNQQLADLDIAELAALSERLDQLNADIAQLEAALAELDAEKIAELTSDLEQLQTDLADLDTQLQGLNADNLPGLAAKFTQRDNAIAAANTQINTLNNTTIPNLNTALNNLDAELAQAQTDLNGAIDAAEQAAKDYADVVSVNNAGNKVTRSANPAPSDYSGKPGDFWMQVDSSGGIIAQWGWSGSVWYGTPITDSVIANLDAGKITSGIIEANRIGANTITTEKLVIGFGGNLVADPAFQYDDITANRVFPAGSPTTIFEETTGKRRLQLSQNDQRIYAGGVRMFAGHIPVKPGQAYRFEWASNHGGEAGSQLVIDDRGLYGTGPTRFFTLASRSGGGAQAQSVEWVVPEGVYSIGPRWCQVGEGWVQFWDMAMYEIGTTTTIMDGAITTDKIVANAIVGSKIAADTLTAREIAANAITASELAANSVTANAVAANAITAGKINADAVTARELAANSVTASQIAANAVTANAIAANAITTAKISAGAVVANSIATDAVTAIKIAANAVTTAKIMAGAVTANEIAASTITGEKIAARSIAAEKLIIGDATNLLSDGFFSNSGAGWTSAGATPPGTVMYQVAPQPSGANGVVLSLTDLATNGGYLFNQAFPFAGATRTQMEPGRQFRFTVTMRRLSGAAVSGGEIRFGIGGHGPGLGNAWITAVGVQVASVGTAWTTYTGTATFPDSRNEMSAYINVPANSANKGTLQIASVIMTPMSGATLIEDGAILTDKLGANAVTAVKIAAGAVTASKLTVGFSENLVDDAGNYDTDIVAARNSVGGWVVNGRTWEATNNHSMINNVGNLPLTINPVSVSAGAEYVLRVTIARASGDGEVVPQLLFVDSNGDQVSAVAAAVTNAGSDRVLTLTIPRSSSGTGRFYVSTNSAGAYVGRFSKATLRARVDATVIEDGAITTDKLTANAVTADKVSAGAITGAKISGDAIDGMVITGATLRTRTATAGSVRMNSNGIQAWNASGAQVVNIGTNGTAYIGTSGNRMQFADGNLTVEGTIRTSPSVPRVELNNALWADGLTGIRFYTRSESGNRGHGEVWSDTDGQVLMVSGRSANGNMRRGTVRVRYDEAALYSIGTNNYVAAEVKTRANGDIAMACNELFFSGIPARGGGSGALRLQGDWSITYDTSMRQFKENIVDLPIEAEGVLKLRPRLFDWKEGGQSDVGVIVEEVEELIEEHPELAPLITHGPEGSDVRGFAYDHLAVLLVPIIRRMAERITRLETLLEES, from the coding sequence ATGGCAACTCAATGGAAGGTACCGGTACTTCTGATGCGTCTTCGTCTGGTTCTCTACCGGGGCAACACCGAGGTGACGGTGCTCGATGATGCGATCATCGAGCGGTTCGCCGACCCGCTGAACGACCCGTCGACGGTTGCCTTCTCGCTTCCACGGTGGCGCGACGGCGAGCCGAACTCGTACCCGCGATTGTCCAGCCCTGACGTCATCACCGACGGCTACGACGTGGCCGTGCAGGTCGCCACTCCCGGAAAGGGGTGGCGGGAGGTTCGGAACGGGCGCTTGCGGGTGTTGGTTGAGGGCACCCCAGGTCGGGCCGAAGGTGACATGTGGACGTTCTCCGGGATCAACGCCGTGTGGTGGGACATGGGCGGCTGTGTCCTTGCCGATCGGAACCTGAACGAGAACAACGAGCGGGAGTTCCGCAACGCCACCCCGGGCACATACCTGCAGACATTCCTCACCGAGGCGCAGGACGAGGGATGCGGCACGCTGATCACCGAAACCTTCTCCACGTCAGGAGACACCGAGGGTGTGGTGTGGCCGCAGACGATCACATTCGCGGTGCCGCTCACGATGACCATGCAGGAGATGATCAAGACTCTGTCTGATCAGGGGTTGGTGGATTGGTGGACCGAGGGCAACGAGCTGGTCACCGCCACTCCGGGGCGTGGCCGGCGACTCGACGACACGGTGCACCTCAAGCTGGGGCGGGAGATCACCGACACGCCTGGTGCGAGCGACGCGACAGGGGTGGTCAACCATGTTCGGGTGATCGGTGAGAACGGGTTGCGAGCGTGGCATTCGCAGGGCGACGGTGGCCCCCGGGGTAAACGGGCGGTCGTGATGAATCAGTCCGGGGTGACCGACGCCGGCGCCGCGCTGGTGCTGGCGACGCACTTTCTGGCGAAGTCGCAGGTGCGGCGGCAGCAGTACACCCGGGAGTTGAGGTTCGACTTCACCGACGATCCGGCGATGGGTGCGGCGGCGTTCTTCCCGTACGAGGACTACCTCACAGGCGACTGGGTGACAGCGCCTGGCCGTGATGGCGTGGACGAGGCGATGCGGGTCTACCAGATACTGCTGTCGTCGTCGCCGGACGGCATGTCTGGGAATCTGCAGCTGAACGATCGGATCCTGGACGCCGACGTTCGGCGGGACCGGAAGCTCGCGGCACTGTCCCGCGGAACGTCAGGTGGCACTGGGACGTCTCCGTCCCCGACAACCCCGAAGGCGAACGCTCCCGGCAAGGTGCAGGGCATCACCACCGACTCCGACCCGTACATGATTTCGGGCGGGGAGTGGCGGATCGCTACCCGCATCATGTGGTTGGAGCCGTCGAAGGCCACGTCGTCGATCACTTACGACATGGAGTACATGCAGGTCAACCGGTGGTGGTATTACCCGGTGTCCGGGATTGTCGGCACGGACTATTCGGTGTCGAATCTGTTGCCGGAGACCGAGTACCAGGTCCGGGTGCGGGGCGTGAACCCTGCCTCCGATGGTGGGCTGGCTGGCGAGTGGTCGGACTGGGCGTACTTCATGACCGTCCGGGACGAGGTGCCGCCGGAGAAGCCGACTGTGCCGCAGTTGTCGTCCGACCTTGGCACGGTGAAGGTGATGTGGGACGAGAAGCTGGTCGACCCGAACGGCGGGGTGACGGCGCCGCCTCCCGACTTTCTGTACGTGTCGGTGGAGGCCGATGTTGCCGGGGCTGGCTGGGAAGAGGTTGACCAGATCACCGTCGGGTCGCCGTTCACCGTGATCGCGCCTCTCGATCCTGGCACGGTCCTGCAGGTGCGGCTGGTGGCCGTGGATACGTCTGGTAACCGGTCAGAGTATTCCGTGTTGGCGTCGATCACGGTCCGGGGGGTGTTGGATGATCCGGACACGAAGGCGATTTTGGATCAGGCGCAGGCTGACATCGACGAGGCGCAGACAGCGCTGGACGCCCTGAATCAGCAGCTGGCCGATCTCGACATTGCCGAGCTGGCCGCGCTGTCCGAGCGTCTCGACCAGCTGAACGCCGACATCGCGCAGCTCGAGGCGGCTCTCGCGGAGTTGGACGCCGAGAAGATCGCTGAGCTGACCTCCGACCTTGAGCAGCTGCAGACCGACCTCGCGGACCTCGACACGCAGCTGCAGGGTCTCAACGCGGACAACCTGCCGGGTCTCGCGGCGAAGTTCACTCAGCGGGACAATGCCATCGCTGCGGCGAACACGCAGATCAACACGCTCAACAACACGACGATCCCGAACCTGAACACGGCACTGAACAACCTCGACGCGGAGTTGGCTCAGGCGCAGACCGACCTGAACGGTGCGATTGACGCGGCCGAGCAGGCGGCGAAGGACTACGCAGATGTGGTGTCGGTGAACAATGCCGGGAACAAGGTCACTCGTTCCGCGAACCCCGCCCCGAGCGACTACTCGGGTAAGCCGGGTGACTTCTGGATGCAAGTCGACTCCTCGGGCGGAATCATCGCTCAGTGGGGCTGGTCGGGTAGCGTGTGGTACGGCACACCGATCACCGACTCTGTGATCGCCAATCTTGACGCGGGCAAGATCACCTCGGGGATCATCGAGGCCAACCGCATCGGCGCCAACACGATCACGACCGAGAAGTTGGTGATCGGCTTCGGCGGCAACCTCGTCGCGGACCCTGCGTTCCAGTACGACGACATCACGGCGAACCGCGTGTTCCCGGCGGGGTCGCCTACCACGATCTTCGAGGAGACCACTGGTAAGCGACGCCTGCAGTTGTCGCAGAACGATCAGCGCATCTACGCCGGGGGTGTCCGCATGTTCGCCGGACACATTCCGGTGAAGCCGGGACAGGCGTACCGGTTCGAGTGGGCGAGCAATCACGGCGGCGAGGCCGGATCACAGTTGGTCATTGATGATCGTGGACTGTATGGGACAGGGCCGACGCGGTTCTTCACGCTAGCCTCCCGCTCCGGCGGCGGTGCGCAGGCTCAGTCGGTTGAATGGGTAGTCCCCGAAGGTGTCTACAGCATCGGCCCACGGTGGTGCCAGGTCGGTGAAGGCTGGGTCCAGTTCTGGGACATGGCTATGTATGAGATCGGCACCACGACCACCATCATGGACGGTGCGATCACCACTGACAAGATCGTCGCCAACGCTATTGTCGGCTCGAAGATTGCCGCTGACACTCTGACTGCTCGGGAGATTGCGGCGAACGCGATCACCGCATCAGAACTGGCAGCCAACTCGGTCACGGCGAACGCTGTCGCAGCCAACGCGATCACGGCGGGGAAGATCAACGCCGACGCGGTGACGGCGCGCGAACTGGCAGCCAACTCGGTGACCGCTTCGCAGATCGCCGCGAACGCGGTGACGGCCAACGCAATTGCTGCGAACGCGATCACCACGGCGAAGATCTCGGCAGGCGCGGTCGTGGCGAACTCGATTGCCACCGACGCGGTGACTGCGATCAAGATTGCTGCCAACGCGGTGACCACGGCGAAGATCATGGCCGGGGCGGTGACCGCGAATGAGATTGCCGCCAGCACGATCACTGGCGAGAAGATCGCCGCCCGATCCATCGCCGCCGAGAAGCTGATCATTGGTGACGCTACCAACCTTCTCTCTGATGGCTTCTTCAGTAACAGTGGAGCTGGCTGGACCTCAGCAGGGGCAACCCCTCCGGGGACGGTCATGTATCAGGTTGCACCTCAGCCGAGTGGGGCGAACGGTGTGGTCCTGTCCCTCACAGACTTGGCAACCAATGGCGGGTACCTGTTCAATCAGGCGTTCCCATTCGCTGGTGCGACCCGAACCCAGATGGAGCCGGGTAGACAGTTCCGATTCACGGTGACCATGCGGCGACTGTCGGGGGCCGCAGTTTCTGGCGGCGAGATCCGGTTCGGCATCGGAGGGCATGGTCCCGGACTAGGCAACGCATGGATTACCGCCGTAGGGGTACAGGTTGCGTCGGTCGGGACCGCGTGGACCACCTACACAGGTACGGCTACATTCCCCGACAGCCGTAACGAGATGTCGGCGTACATCAACGTCCCAGCAAACTCCGCGAATAAGGGAACCCTGCAGATCGCGTCTGTGATCATGACGCCCATGAGCGGGGCGACCTTGATCGAGGATGGTGCGATCCTCACGGACAAGCTGGGCGCGAACGCAGTCACCGCAGTGAAGATCGCCGCCGGGGCAGTCACCGCATCCAAGCTGACTGTCGGGTTCTCCGAGAACCTGGTCGATGATGCAGGTAACTACGACACTGACATCGTCGCTGCGCGAAATAGTGTCGGGGGTTGGGTAGTCAACGGACGTACGTGGGAAGCGACGAACAACCACTCAATGATCAACAACGTGGGTAATCTACCGCTCACAATCAACCCAGTGTCGGTTTCTGCCGGTGCTGAGTACGTACTCCGTGTGACCATCGCGAGGGCGAGCGGCGACGGTGAGGTTGTTCCTCAGCTCCTGTTCGTTGACAGCAACGGAGACCAAGTGTCTGCCGTAGCTGCGGCTGTGACCAACGCCGGGTCTGATCGCGTGCTCACACTGACGATTCCAAGATCATCGTCGGGCACTGGCAGATTCTACGTGTCGACCAATTCTGCAGGCGCCTACGTTGGACGGTTCTCGAAGGCCACGCTCCGCGCCCGGGTCGACGCGACGGTGATCGAGGACGGAGCGATCACCACCGATAAGCTGACTGCTAACGCGGTCACAGCGGACAAGGTGTCGGCCGGAGCTATCACCGGTGCGAAGATCAGCGGCGACGCCATCGACGGCATGGTGATCACCGGCGCCACCCTGCGAACAAGAACCGCTACGGCGGGCTCGGTGCGGATGAACAGCAACGGCATTCAGGCGTGGAATGCCTCGGGCGCGCAGGTGGTCAACATCGGCACCAACGGGACCGCGTACATCGGCACCTCGGGCAACCGGATGCAGTTCGCAGACGGGAACCTGACTGTCGAGGGAACGATCCGCACATCGCCCAGCGTTCCGCGAGTCGAACTGAACAACGCGCTTTGGGCTGACGGGTTGACCGGCATCCGATTCTACACACGATCCGAATCGGGCAATCGAGGTCACGGCGAGGTGTGGTCCGACACCGATGGTCAGGTACTGATGGTGTCGGGCCGATCTGCCAACGGCAACATGCGTCGAGGCACAGTGCGTGTTCGCTACGACGAGGCTGCACTGTACTCGATCGGGACGAACAACTACGTGGCTGCCGAAGTCAAGACGCGAGCCAACGGCGACATCGCGATGGCGTGCAACGAGCTGTTCTTCTCCGGCATCCCCGCCCGAGGAGGAGGCTCCGGCGCACTTCGTCTGCAGGGCGACTGGTCAATCACCTACGACACCTCGATGCGCCAGTTCAAGGAGAACATCGTCGACCTGCCCATCGAGGCAGAGGGCGTACTCAAGCTGCGACCGCGACTGTTCGACTGGAAGGAAGGCGGGCAGTCCGACGTTGGTGTGATCGTCGAGGAGGTCGAGGAGCTGATCGAGGAGCATCCTGAATTGGCTCCGCTGATCACTCATGGTCCCGAAGGATCGGACGTCCGAGGGTTCGCCTACGACCACCTCGCAGTCCTCCTAGTCCCCATCATTCGCCGAATGGCCGAACGCATCACCCGACTCGAAACACTCCTGGAGGAATCGTGA